Proteins encoded within one genomic window of Companilactobacillus zhachilii:
- a CDS encoding XkdX family protein, which translates to MTELLKMEFGWGTLKASDIVDYVPIVISVEDYKYITGQEYQEIKKD; encoded by the coding sequence ATGACAGAATTATTAAAAATGGAATTTGGATGGGGAACACTTAAAGCAAGCGACATTGTGGATTATGTTCCTATTGTCATTTCAGTTGAGGATTATAAATACATCACTGGACAAGAATATCAAGAAATTAAAAAGGACTAG
- a CDS encoding phage holin family protein, giving the protein MYAPTPAPHIGLMQWWIAAEKLVENPWFTTFLLVIIVDLATGFLKGFFKGADEKVNSTTGRQGLIKHTVIAGIAVIFYPLVDCWGLANFANGFLMFFIGQYGISIVENLGIMGIPLPNWLTGNLEKLANRGGRVNDKNSKY; this is encoded by the coding sequence ATGTATGCACCAACGCCGGCACCACACATCGGATTAATGCAATGGTGGATTGCCGCTGAAAAACTAGTTGAAAACCCATGGTTTACAACTTTCTTGCTTGTAATAATTGTTGATTTAGCCACAGGATTTCTAAAGGGATTCTTTAAAGGAGCAGATGAAAAGGTTAACTCAACCACTGGTAGACAGGGGTTGATCAAGCATACTGTTATCGCTGGAATAGCAGTCATTTTTTATCCATTAGTTGACTGTTGGGGATTGGCCAACTTTGCCAATGGATTTTTGATGTTTTTCATCGGTCAATATGGAATATCAATCGTAGAAAATTTAGGAATCATGGGAATACCGTTGCCAAATTGGTTGACGGGTAATTTAGAAAAATTGGCAAATAGAGGAGGACGTGTAAATGACAAAAATAGCAAATATTAG
- a CDS encoding GH25 family lysozyme: MAKYFADVSSFQRDDLGFFQELVNAGVASVLIKTTQGSPDGDNYINPKSTNQARNALAAGMNVGFYHYFLATSVTDAINEAKFFEQSVINLGFGKDTPLCVDVEDPSLNTSAIASYVDTFINYLETQGYTNVFQYSMESWFNQGILNANKHPTWVASYGSSDCGARGNIVAWQYTSNWGGSSQDMSYDWGIFDKQPAKTEAATQPTVEPEKPKVENVIKLTEQTHPVDRLGIERPETYEVGSTWKSSDIVMINNEPHYQIATDIFVPISKTTFKDFIIVKYTDDSPAPVFDSKGKRVQNASVSTGKSFKTAGFKVINGIPMAKIATDQFIPFEYTSGSRFE; this comes from the coding sequence ATGGCTAAATATTTTGCAGATGTTTCCAGCTTTCAACGTGACGATTTAGGCTTCTTTCAAGAATTAGTTAATGCAGGTGTGGCTAGTGTTCTAATTAAAACCACACAAGGCAGCCCTGATGGAGATAACTATATTAATCCTAAATCTACCAATCAAGCACGGAATGCTTTAGCAGCTGGAATGAATGTCGGCTTCTATCATTATTTCTTAGCAACAAGCGTTACAGACGCTATCAATGAAGCAAAATTTTTTGAGCAATCTGTTATCAATTTAGGGTTTGGTAAAGATACTCCGCTTTGTGTTGATGTCGAAGATCCGTCATTGAATACGTCAGCAATAGCAAGCTATGTTGATACTTTCATTAATTATCTTGAAACACAAGGCTATACAAATGTATTTCAATACTCAATGGAAAGCTGGTTCAATCAAGGTATCTTGAACGCTAATAAACACCCAACATGGGTTGCTAGTTATGGGTCAAGCGATTGTGGAGCAAGAGGTAACATTGTTGCTTGGCAGTACACTTCGAATTGGGGAGGTAGCTCTCAAGATATGAGTTACGACTGGGGAATCTTTGATAAGCAACCAGCTAAAACTGAAGCAGCCACACAACCTACAGTTGAACCTGAAAAACCTAAAGTAGAAAATGTTATCAAATTAACTGAACAAACACATCCAGTAGATAGATTAGGTATTGAAAGACCTGAAACATACGAGGTGGGTTCAACTTGGAAGAGTTCAGATATCGTTATGATCAATAACGAGCCGCATTACCAAATTGCTACCGATATTTTTGTTCCAATCTCTAAGACCACATTTAAGGATTTTATTATCGTTAAATATACGGACGATTCACCGGCACCTGTCTTTGATTCGAAGGGAAAACGTGTACAGAATGCGTCTGTCAGCACTGGAAAATCCTTTAAAACTGCTGGATTCAAAGTTATTAACGGAATTCCAATGGCAAAAATTGCTACTGATCAATTTATTCCATTCGAGTATACTTCTGGCTCAAGATTTGAATAG
- a CDS encoding DUF2951 family protein, which produces MDKYASKEELKHTQELLAEKIDHRSDVIEEKIVDVKNQVESSNKLLYWILGIFGAVFTGLLVAILTK; this is translated from the coding sequence ATGGATAAATATGCTAGTAAAGAAGAACTTAAACACACTCAAGAATTATTAGCCGAAAAAATTGATCATAGATCTGATGTAATTGAAGAAAAAATTGTTGATGTAAAAAATCAAGTTGAATCAAGTAATAAATTATTATATTGGATTTTAGGAATTTTCGGAGCCGTATTTACTGGATTATTAGTTGCAATACTTACTAAGTAA
- a CDS encoding sugar-binding transcriptional regulator, whose translation MPHGVYQMTNNEDLELLDLVAPDFIKTLEKRFKILQSISLMEPVGRRVLADDLKITERGLRTETDLLKKQGLLVSSKSGMSLTRTGSDAVDRLTDVLADYQGTALLEKQLSKKLGISRCIILPGNADKQYRVIDSFGRRLNQLLGSILPSGQSMISVTGGSTLAQVARNLSPDLSKNRQLVFVPARGGVGESVTIQANSVCAEMALKTQGQYRAMYLPEDISEKSFESLQKETSIKSVLELIYRSSVVIHSIGTASIMADRRNLSEQEQNVVDSGKAVSEAFGDFFDQSGKLVYKVPRIGLHVRDLDKIEHVIAIAGGQSKAKAIQSYMKNAPHHTVLITDEGASKLILRDNPLK comes from the coding sequence TTGCCCCATGGAGTATATCAAATGACTAATAATGAAGATTTAGAATTGCTGGATTTAGTTGCCCCAGACTTCATTAAGACTCTGGAAAAGCGATTTAAAATACTTCAGAGTATCTCATTAATGGAGCCTGTCGGGCGCAGAGTGTTAGCTGATGATCTTAAGATTACTGAACGTGGTTTAAGAACTGAAACTGATCTACTGAAGAAGCAAGGCTTACTTGTTTCTTCGAAATCTGGAATGTCTTTGACACGAACGGGTAGCGATGCAGTAGATCGGTTGACTGATGTGTTAGCTGATTATCAAGGAACCGCTCTTTTAGAAAAACAATTGAGCAAGAAACTTGGAATTAGTCGTTGTATCATTTTACCTGGTAATGCTGACAAGCAGTATCGGGTGATCGATTCATTTGGTAGAAGACTTAATCAACTCTTAGGATCGATATTACCGTCTGGACAGTCAATGATTTCTGTTACCGGTGGTAGTACCTTGGCACAAGTTGCAAGAAATCTTTCGCCAGACTTATCTAAGAACCGTCAACTGGTTTTTGTACCAGCTCGTGGTGGTGTGGGTGAGTCGGTAACGATTCAAGCAAATAGTGTCTGTGCAGAGATGGCTTTAAAAACGCAAGGCCAGTACCGGGCTATGTACCTTCCAGAGGACATTAGCGAAAAAAGTTTTGAATCTTTGCAAAAAGAGACTTCAATTAAGTCGGTTCTTGAACTAATATATAGAAGTAGTGTTGTGATTCACAGTATCGGCACTGCAAGTATTATGGCAGATCGGAGAAATCTTTCCGAGCAGGAACAGAATGTTGTAGACAGTGGTAAAGCTGTTTCTGAAGCATTTGGTGATTTCTTTGATCAAAGTGGTAAACTTGTATATAAGGTACCTAGGATTGGACTTCATGTCCGGGACCTTGATAAAATAGAACATGTGATTGCAATTGCAGGTGGTCAGAGTAAGGCCAAGGCAATTCAGTCATATATGAAAAACGCGCCTCATCATACAGTATTGATTACTGATGAAGGTGCCTCAAAGCTGATTTTAAGGGATAACCCTTTAAAATAA
- the gap gene encoding type I glyceraldehyde-3-phosphate dehydrogenase: protein MTTKVGINGFGRIGRLAFRRIAALQAAGKTDLEVVAINDLTSPAMLAHLLKYDTAHGNFEIDKIKAEDAAIVVDGKKIPVYAEMNAADLKWVANDGVDIVLECTGFYTSSEKAQAHIDAGAKRVLISAPSGDMPTVVYGVNDDILTNDVKIASAGSCTTNCLAPLANAVNKEFGIKAGTMTTIHAYTATQKLQDGPERKGNVRAARAAAANIIPHSTGAAKALGLVVPDLKGKLDGHAQRVPVITGSVTELVATLGKEVTVDEVNAAVKKYTENNPSFGYNDDEIVSSDVIGTSFGSIFDPTQTQIVGSGDAQVVKTVAWYDNESGFTAQMVRTLEKFASLN, encoded by the coding sequence ATGACTACAAAAGTTGGTATTAATGGATTTGGCCGTATCGGTCGTTTGGCATTCCGCCGTATCGCTGCACTTCAAGCAGCTGGCAAGACAGATTTGGAAGTTGTTGCAATTAACGATTTAACTTCACCTGCTATGCTTGCTCACCTATTGAAGTATGATACAGCTCATGGTAACTTCGAAATTGACAAGATCAAGGCTGAAGATGCTGCTATCGTTGTTGATGGTAAGAAGATCCCTGTATATGCTGAAATGAACGCTGCAGACCTTAAATGGGTTGCAAACGACGGTGTTGATATCGTTCTTGAATGTACTGGTTTCTACACATCATCAGAAAAGGCACAAGCTCATATCGATGCTGGTGCAAAACGTGTATTGATCTCAGCTCCATCAGGTGACATGCCTACAGTTGTTTATGGTGTTAACGATGACATCCTAACAAACGACGTTAAGATCGCTTCAGCTGGTTCATGTACAACAAACTGTCTTGCACCTCTAGCAAATGCCGTAAACAAAGAATTCGGTATTAAAGCTGGTACAATGACAACTATCCATGCTTACACAGCTACTCAAAAACTTCAAGATGGTCCAGAACGTAAAGGTAATGTTCGTGCTGCACGTGCTGCTGCTGCAAACATCATCCCTCATTCAACTGGTGCTGCTAAGGCCCTAGGTCTAGTTGTTCCTGATTTGAAGGGTAAGCTTGATGGACATGCACAACGTGTTCCAGTTATTACTGGTTCAGTTACAGAATTAGTTGCAACTCTTGGTAAAGAAGTTACAGTTGACGAAGTAAACGCTGCTGTTAAGAAGTATACAGAAAACAACCCTTCATTCGGTTACAACGATGATGAAATCGTATCTTCAGATGTTATCGGTACATCATTCGGTTCAATCTTTGACCCAACACAAACACAAATTGTTGGTTCAGGTGACGCCCAAGTTGTAAAGACTGTTGCTTGGTATGACAACGAATCAGGATTTACTGCACAAATGGTTCGTACACTTGAAAAATTTGCTAGCTTAAACTAA
- a CDS encoding phosphoglycerate kinase: protein MAKLIVSDVDVKDKKVLMRVDFNVPIKDGVVGDTNRIVGAIPTIKYVSEHGGKVILLSHLGRIKSDEDKKALSLKPVAAKLQELSGMPVKFVPVNEGKELEDAVNELKDGEILLMENTRFQDIDNDFGKRESKNDPKLGEYWASLGDVFINDAFGTAHRSHASNVGISTAMKAAGKPVAAGFLMEKEIKFLGNAVANPVHPFVTILGGAKVSDKIGVIENLIPKSDHIIIGGGMAYTFLAAQGHKIGKSLFEADKVDLAKDLLQKAGDKIVLPVDHIVAKEFSNDADASTTDGVDIPDDEMALDIGPKTVKLFQDTLKGAKTVVWNGPMGAFEMSKFAEGTLEVGRAMGNLSDAITIVGGGDSTAAAKSLGIADKLTHISTGGGASLEYLEGKTLPGIDSISNK from the coding sequence ATGGCTAAACTTATTGTTTCTGACGTTGACGTAAAAGATAAAAAAGTCTTGATGCGTGTAGATTTCAACGTTCCTATTAAAGATGGTGTTGTCGGCGATACAAACCGTATCGTTGGTGCTATCCCAACAATCAAATATGTTTCAGAACATGGTGGAAAGGTTATCTTGCTATCTCACTTGGGTCGTATTAAGAGTGATGAAGACAAGAAAGCTTTGTCATTGAAGCCAGTTGCTGCAAAACTTCAAGAATTAAGTGGAATGCCTGTTAAGTTCGTACCTGTAAACGAAGGTAAAGAACTTGAAGACGCTGTTAACGAACTAAAAGACGGCGAAATCCTACTTATGGAAAACACACGTTTCCAAGATATCGACAACGATTTCGGCAAACGTGAAAGTAAGAACGATCCTAAACTTGGCGAATACTGGGCATCACTTGGTGACGTATTTATCAACGATGCTTTCGGTACAGCCCACAGAAGCCATGCTTCAAACGTTGGTATCTCAACAGCTATGAAGGCTGCTGGTAAGCCAGTTGCTGCTGGTTTCTTAATGGAAAAGGAAATCAAGTTCTTAGGTAACGCTGTTGCTAACCCTGTACATCCATTCGTAACAATCCTTGGTGGTGCAAAGGTTTCAGATAAGATCGGTGTTATTGAAAACTTAATTCCAAAATCAGACCACATCATTATCGGTGGTGGTATGGCTTATACATTCCTTGCAGCTCAAGGCCACAAGATTGGTAAGTCACTATTCGAAGCAGATAAAGTTGACCTAGCTAAGGACCTCCTTCAAAAAGCTGGCGACAAGATCGTACTTCCTGTAGACCACATCGTTGCTAAAGAATTCTCAAATGATGCTGATGCATCAACTACTGATGGTGTTGATATCCCTGATGACGAAATGGCTCTTGATATCGGACCTAAGACAGTTAAATTGTTCCAAGATACTCTAAAGGGTGCAAAGACTGTTGTATGGAATGGACCAATGGGTGCATTCGAAATGAGCAAGTTTGCTGAAGGTACACTAGAAGTTGGACGTGCTATGGGTAACTTGTCAGATGCTATTACTATCGTTGGTGGTGGTGACTCAACTGCTGCTGCTAAGAGTCTTGGTATTGCTGATAAGCTAACACACATCTCAACTGGTGGTGGTGCTTCACTAGAATACCTTGAAGGTAAGACATTACCTGGTATCGATTCAATTTCTAATAAATAA
- the tpiA gene encoding triose-phosphate isomerase, whose translation MRTPIIAGNWKMNKNPKETQEFLDGIKGKLPESGVETIIGAPAIDLTTLVAGAEGTPLKTAAENSYFEDAGAFTGETSPKALDEMGIDYVIIGHSERRQYFGETDEDINKKAHAILKNNMLPIICCGETLEQREAGKAEDWVTGQIENAVKGISAADLAKSVIAYEPIWAIGTGKTATADQAQEMVHVIREKIASLYDADTADKVRILYGGSVKPANVKELMAKEDIDGGLVGGASMDPESFIALATFNK comes from the coding sequence ATGCGTACACCTATTATTGCGGGTAACTGGAAGATGAACAAAAATCCTAAGGAAACTCAAGAATTTTTAGACGGTATCAAAGGTAAGTTGCCAGAATCAGGCGTAGAAACAATTATCGGTGCTCCAGCTATTGACCTTACAACACTTGTTGCAGGCGCTGAAGGTACACCTTTAAAGACTGCTGCTGAAAACTCATACTTTGAAGATGCTGGTGCCTTTACTGGTGAAACTTCACCTAAAGCACTTGATGAAATGGGTATCGACTATGTAATCATTGGTCACTCAGAAAGAAGACAATACTTCGGTGAAACTGATGAAGACATCAACAAGAAAGCTCATGCTATCTTGAAGAACAACATGCTACCAATCATCTGCTGTGGTGAAACACTAGAACAACGTGAAGCTGGCAAGGCTGAAGACTGGGTTACAGGTCAAATCGAAAATGCTGTTAAAGGTATTTCTGCTGCTGACTTAGCTAAATCAGTTATCGCTTACGAACCAATCTGGGCTATCGGTACTGGTAAGACTGCTACTGCTGATCAAGCACAAGAAATGGTTCACGTAATCCGTGAAAAGATTGCTAGTTTATACGATGCTGACACTGCTGACAAGGTACGTATTCTTTACGGTGGTTCTGTAAAACCTGCTAATGTTAAAGAATTAATGGCTAAAGAAGATATTGATGGTGGACTTGTTGGTGGTGCATCAATGGATCCAGAATCATTTATCGCTTTAGCAACTTTCAATAAATAA
- the eno gene encoding phosphopyruvate hydratase: MSVITDILGREVLDSRGNPTVEVELYTELGGFGRALVPSGASTGEHEAVELRDGDKSRFGGKGVLKAVANVNDKIAKKVIGMDVTDQRAIDQAMIDLDGTPNKGELGANAILGVSLAAARAAADELGLPLYEYLGGPNAHVLPTPMMNVINGGKHADNNVDFQEFMILPVGAKSMREAVRMGSETFHSLKAVLESRGLNTAVGDEGGFAPDLENNEAPFKILVEAIEKAGYKPGEDVAIGFDCASSEFYNAETHKYELKGEGENGAVLSTDEFIDLLDGIVNKYPVVTIEDPIDENEWEDWQKVTAKLGKKVQLVGDDLFVTNTDYLKKGIEMGVSNSILIKLNQIGTLTETFEAIEMAKEAGFTAVVSHRSGETEDTTIADLVVATNAGQIKTGSMSRTDRIAKYNQLMRIEDQLGDQAEFKGIKSFYNLNK, from the coding sequence ATGTCTGTAATTACTGATATTTTAGGCCGTGAAGTTCTTGATTCACGTGGTAACCCAACTGTTGAAGTTGAACTATATACTGAACTAGGTGGCTTTGGCCGCGCACTTGTTCCATCAGGTGCTTCAACTGGTGAACACGAAGCTGTCGAATTACGTGATGGCGACAAATCACGTTTTGGTGGCAAGGGTGTTCTTAAAGCCGTTGCTAACGTAAACGACAAAATTGCTAAAAAGGTTATCGGCATGGACGTTACTGACCAACGTGCTATTGACCAAGCAATGATCGACTTAGATGGTACACCTAACAAGGGTGAACTAGGTGCTAACGCTATTCTTGGTGTTTCACTAGCTGCTGCTCGTGCTGCTGCTGACGAATTAGGTCTTCCATTGTACGAATACCTTGGTGGTCCTAATGCTCACGTATTGCCAACACCTATGATGAACGTTATCAATGGTGGTAAGCATGCTGACAACAACGTTGACTTCCAAGAATTCATGATCTTGCCTGTTGGTGCAAAATCAATGCGTGAAGCCGTACGTATGGGTTCAGAAACATTCCACTCACTTAAAGCTGTTCTTGAAAGCCGTGGCTTGAACACAGCCGTTGGTGATGAAGGTGGTTTCGCTCCTGACCTTGAAAACAACGAAGCTCCTTTCAAGATTTTGGTTGAAGCTATTGAAAAAGCAGGTTACAAGCCTGGTGAAGATGTTGCTATTGGTTTTGACTGTGCATCATCAGAATTCTACAATGCTGAAACACACAAGTACGAACTAAAGGGTGAAGGCGAAAACGGTGCTGTTCTTTCAACAGACGAATTTATCGACTTACTTGACGGTATCGTAAACAAGTACCCAGTTGTTACAATCGAAGATCCTATCGACGAAAACGAATGGGAAGACTGGCAAAAAGTTACTGCTAAACTTGGTAAGAAAGTACAACTTGTTGGTGATGACTTGTTCGTTACAAACACAGACTACTTGAAGAAGGGTATTGAAATGGGAGTTTCAAACTCAATCCTTATCAAGCTTAACCAAATCGGTACACTTACAGAAACATTCGAAGCTATCGAAATGGCTAAAGAAGCTGGCTTTACAGCCGTTGTTTCACACCGTTCAGGTGAAACAGAAGATACAACAATTGCTGACCTTGTTGTTGCTACAAACGCAGGTCAAATCAAGACTGGTTCAATGAGCCGTACAGACCGTATTGCTAAGTACAACCAATTGATGAGAATTGAAGATCAACTTGGTGACCAAGCTGAATTCAAGGGTATCAAGAGTTTCTACAACTTGAACAAATAA
- a CDS encoding oxidoreductase has translation MTLKIAFIGFGKSANRYHLPYLNVRDNFQVKTVYTRKAVDETLAQPYRDKGVNFTNDLADILNDPEIDVVTICTPAQTHYELAKQVIEAKKSVIVEKPFVDTLDHAKELIQLGKDNGVLVMPYQNRRFDGDYLAAKRVIDQGFLGDIVEVESHIDYYRPNSVNQKGTKEQGEFYGLGIHLMDRMVALFGRPDKVVYDIRNTEVSDAVDNYFDVDLHYGTKMKAKIKVSTDVASEYPRFIIHGMNGSFIKYGADQQENDLKAGIMPGTPGFGEDSPMYYGIAKYRNANGDWIKKQIKTPLGDYGLYYDSVYQTLVNGKKRLVSDEEILTDMELLEAGFYQASPSIYDVPKLSF, from the coding sequence ATGACTTTAAAGATTGCATTTATTGGTTTTGGTAAATCTGCTAATCGTTATCACTTACCATATCTAAATGTTAGAGATAATTTTCAAGTGAAGACGGTTTACACTCGTAAGGCTGTTGATGAAACTTTGGCACAACCTTATCGTGACAAAGGTGTGAACTTTACTAATGATTTAGCCGATATTTTAAATGATCCTGAAATTGATGTGGTTACTATTTGCACACCGGCTCAAACGCATTATGAATTGGCAAAGCAAGTTATTGAAGCTAAGAAATCAGTGATTGTCGAGAAACCTTTTGTTGATACGTTGGATCATGCTAAAGAATTGATTCAATTAGGTAAGGATAATGGTGTTTTGGTTATGCCTTATCAAAATCGTCGGTTTGATGGTGATTACTTGGCTGCCAAAAGGGTTATTGATCAAGGTTTTCTTGGAGATATCGTGGAAGTGGAGTCACATATTGACTACTATCGTCCAAACTCAGTTAACCAAAAGGGTACCAAAGAACAAGGAGAGTTTTATGGCTTAGGGATTCATTTGATGGATCGAATGGTTGCCTTGTTTGGTCGTCCTGATAAGGTTGTTTATGATATTCGCAATACTGAAGTGAGCGATGCGGTGGACAACTATTTTGATGTTGACTTGCATTACGGTACAAAAATGAAGGCTAAAATTAAAGTCAGTACCGATGTTGCTTCTGAATATCCACGTTTTATTATTCATGGTATGAATGGTTCCTTCATTAAATATGGCGCTGATCAACAAGAGAATGACTTAAAGGCTGGTATTATGCCGGGAACTCCTGGCTTTGGTGAGGATAGTCCAATGTATTATGGGATTGCCAAGTACCGTAATGCTAATGGGGATTGGATTAAAAAGCAAATTAAAACTCCGTTAGGGGATTACGGTTTGTATTATGATTCGGTTTACCAAACATTAGTTAATGGCAAAAAACGGCTTGTTTCAGATGAAGAAATTTTGACCGATATGGAACTGCTTGAAGCTGGCTTTTATCAAGCATCACCATCGATTTATGATGTACCAAAATTAAGTTTTTAG
- a CDS encoding ClC family H(+)/Cl(-) exchange transporter: MKLAFTDNEKLKLTVEGILVGILSGLIVSMFRWTIAHSLKVFQGLYIAARTNVALVVGLVVLMIVVGFFVGYLLKKEPNISGSGIPQVEAQLGGEMQMNWWSILWTKFVGGILSIGPGLFLGREGPSIQLGAAVGQGVGELTHDNAGVNQRVLIASGAAAGLSAAFSAPIAGAMFVLEEVYHNFSPLVWITSLASAVSANLIALYVFGLQPVLQVPYKYSLPVRYYWHLVILGIILGLMGRLYQICTLSMPAVFSLTRLPRYIQGIIPLILIVPLGMMVPQFIGGGNEIIISLTKYGTSLMLMLGLFIIRFVYSMISYGSGVPGGIFLPILNLGAIIGAIYAIAMNQLGLLPLYFESNLIIFAMAGYFACIGKAPFTAIILVTEMVGSLKHLMPLAVLSLVAYIVVDLLNGAPIYEALKERLNLNSDYLNRVSKFNDRLEVPIYEGSSIDGKYIRDIPFPKDILVVSVYRGERQLIPRGDTLIKAGDRLICMVNAGQRAKVAAKLADLFKTID, encoded by the coding sequence ATGAAGTTAGCTTTTACTGATAATGAAAAATTGAAACTAACAGTTGAAGGAATACTGGTAGGTATTTTATCTGGGTTGATTGTTAGTATGTTTCGCTGGACGATTGCCCATTCGTTAAAAGTATTTCAGGGACTGTATATTGCAGCTCGAACAAATGTGGCTTTGGTTGTTGGTTTAGTTGTATTGATGATTGTGGTTGGTTTCTTTGTCGGTTATTTACTGAAAAAGGAGCCAAATATTTCAGGTTCAGGTATTCCCCAGGTTGAAGCCCAATTGGGTGGAGAAATGCAGATGAACTGGTGGTCAATTTTATGGACTAAATTTGTGGGTGGAATTTTGAGTATTGGACCAGGTTTGTTTCTTGGTCGAGAAGGTCCATCGATCCAACTAGGTGCTGCCGTTGGACAAGGTGTTGGTGAATTAACACATGATAATGCGGGCGTTAATCAACGTGTTTTGATTGCGAGTGGTGCCGCTGCCGGATTATCAGCCGCCTTCAGTGCTCCAATTGCCGGGGCCATGTTTGTTTTGGAGGAAGTTTATCACAATTTTTCGCCGTTAGTCTGGATTACGTCTTTAGCTAGTGCTGTCAGTGCTAACTTGATTGCGTTGTATGTTTTTGGACTACAACCGGTGCTACAAGTTCCTTATAAATATAGTTTGCCGGTTAGATATTATTGGCATTTAGTTATTTTAGGAATTATTTTAGGCTTGATGGGACGTTTGTATCAAATTTGTACTTTATCAATGCCAGCGGTATTCAGCTTAACGCGCTTACCAAGATATATTCAGGGAATCATTCCCCTTATTTTGATTGTGCCTTTGGGAATGATGGTGCCACAATTTATCGGTGGTGGTAATGAGATTATTATTAGTTTGACTAAATATGGCACTAGTTTGATGTTGATGCTAGGGTTGTTTATTATACGTTTCGTCTATTCGATGATTTCGTATGGCTCCGGTGTGCCCGGTGGTATCTTTTTGCCCATTCTTAATTTGGGGGCAATAATTGGTGCCATTTACGCAATTGCAATGAATCAACTTGGATTGTTGCCACTTTATTTTGAAAGTAATTTGATTATCTTTGCGATGGCGGGTTACTTTGCTTGTATTGGTAAAGCACCGTTTACAGCTATTATTTTGGTGACCGAAATGGTCGGTTCACTTAAGCATCTGATGCCTTTAGCGGTGTTGTCATTAGTGGCCTATATCGTCGTTGATTTATTGAATGGAGCTCCAATTTATGAAGCTCTTAAGGAACGACTTAATCTTAATTCTGATTATCTCAATCGCGTTAGTAAGTTTAATGATCGTTTGGAAGTACCAATTTATGAAGGTAGTTCGATCGATGGTAAATATATTCGCGATATTCCTTTTCCAAAAGATATTTTGGTTGTATCAGTTTACCGTGGGGAGAGACAATTGATTCCTCGTGGTGATACTTTAATTAAGGCTGGGGACCGTTTGATTTGCATGGTCAATGCAGGACAACGAGCTAAAGTTGCTGCAAAATTGGCAGATTTGTTCAAAACTATAGACTAG
- the secG gene encoding preprotein translocase subunit SecG produces MYNIIETLLIIVSILIVIAVLMQPTKQQDALNALSGGGGDLFSNQKKRGFEAFMVKVTYVLLVLFFAFSIILVYLSSH; encoded by the coding sequence GTGTATAATATTATCGAAACATTGTTGATAATCGTATCCATTTTGATTGTAATTGCCGTCTTAATGCAACCTACAAAGCAACAAGATGCTTTGAACGCATTATCTGGTGGTGGTGGGGACCTATTCAGCAACCAGAAGAAACGTGGTTTTGAAGCCTTCATGGTTAAGGTTACCTACGTTTTACTAGTACTGTTCTTCGCATTTTCGATCATTCTAGTATACTTATCATCTCACTAA